A portion of the Gadus macrocephalus chromosome 10, ASM3116895v1 genome contains these proteins:
- the LOC132465617 gene encoding uncharacterized protein LOC132465617 isoform X1, producing MSSGTTCAVVGCSNNSKKIKNLLETECFDHKIRRRECPCPVPYRLHSMPQSRRLDWLAVLKLKHLPKKVYVCSHHFVHKRPTEDHPNPELFLGYDRPVVKKRRTIVCVEATATAEVTDQEDEGIPEVPQQPSHSTVSSQWEDPSLWDHSYGEQQGVEETAEDATTQTEDFSYSMLQSDADSFLYTGVSLETFNSLVSTLEGFAERASVLSVRDQILMTLIKLKLNRVLGDLGRQFHVSQSVASKVISFWIDKMEEVLRPLIIWLPKETIKATMPTAFKRFFPNTTCVIDCSESLLQKAKNLDSRGESYSHYYSHNTIKYLVVVAPCGLIMFISSGYGGRASDKFITMNSGILDYLRPGDEVMADRGFLIRDLLFERRVKLVLPAFTRGGSQLTEEQVTATRRIANVRIHVERAIRRLKVYKILSHVIPINMTPKIEKILRICAALANLRGDLICER from the exons ATGAGTTCAGGCACCACTTGTGCGGTTGTTGGTTGCTCAAATAATTCTAAGAAAATTAAAAACCTTTTAGAAACTGAGTGCTTTGATCACAAAATAAGAAGGAGAGAATGTCCTTGTCCGGTTCCCTATCGGCTACATTCAATGCCACAGAGCAGACGTTTAGACTGGCTAGCTGTGCTTAAACTGAAACATCTGCCGAAAAAAGTTTATGTCTGTTCGCACCATTTCGTTCACAAACGACCCACCGAAGACCATCCCAACCCGGAATTATTCCTTGGATACGACAGACCAGTAGTGAAGAAGAGACGAACAATTGTTTGTGTCGAAGCGACAG CAACAGCAGAAGTGACAGACCAGGAGGATGAGGGCATACCTGAGGTGCCACAACAACCATCACACAGCACTGTTTCCAGCCAGTGGGAAGATCCATCGCTCTGGGACCACAGCTATGGTGAACAGCAGGGTGTTGAGGAGACGGCCGAAGATGCCACAACACAAACTGAAGATTTCAGCTATTCCATGCTTCAGAGTGATGCAGATTCGTTCCTCTACACTGGAGTCTCACTGGAAACCTTCAACTCTCTTGTTTCCACCTTAGAAGGATTTGCTGAAAGGGCTTCTGTTTTGTCAGTGCGTGATCAGATACTAATGACACTGATCAAATTGAAATTGAATCGTGTGCTTGGTGACCTTGGTAGGCAGTTTCATGTGTCTCAGAGTGTAGCCAGTAAGGTCATCTCTTTCTGGATCGATAAAATGGAGGAGGTCTTACGCCCTCTTATTATCTGGCTTCCAAAAGAAACCATTAAGGCCACCATGCCAACTGCATTCAAGCGCTTTTTCCCCAACACCACCTGTGTCATCGACTGTAGCGAGAGTTTGTTACAGAAGGCGAAAAATCTTGACTCTAGAGGAGAGTCCTACAGCCATTACTACTCGCACAATACAATCAAGtaccttgttgttgttgccccATGTGGCTTAATCATGTTTATCTCAAGTGGATATGGAGGACGCGCCAGTGACAAGTTTATCACTATGAACTCTGGTATCTTGGACTATTTGAGGCCTGGAGATGAAGTCATGGCAGATCGTGGGTTTTTAATTCGTGATTTATTGTTTGAAAGAAGGGTCAAATTGGTTCTGCCCGCTTTCACTAGAGGGGGTTCTCAGCTAACTGAGGAACAAGTCACAGCAACTCGCAGGATTGCAAATGTGCGGATTCATGTTGAGAGAGCAATTAGGCGACTTAAAGTATATAAGATCTTGTCTCATGTCATACCAATAAACATGACGCCCAAAATTGAAAAAATCCTCAGAATCTGTGCGGCCCTAGCCAACTTAAGGGGTGATCTCATCTGTGAGCGATAG
- the LOC132465617 gene encoding uncharacterized protein LOC132465617 isoform X2, which produces MCPVFTATAEVTDQEDEGIPEVPQQPSHSTVSSQWEDPSLWDHSYGEQQGVEETAEDATTQTEDFSYSMLQSDADSFLYTGVSLETFNSLVSTLEGFAERASVLSVRDQILMTLIKLKLNRVLGDLGRQFHVSQSVASKVISFWIDKMEEVLRPLIIWLPKETIKATMPTAFKRFFPNTTCVIDCSESLLQKAKNLDSRGESYSHYYSHNTIKYLVVVAPCGLIMFISSGYGGRASDKFITMNSGILDYLRPGDEVMADRGFLIRDLLFERRVKLVLPAFTRGGSQLTEEQVTATRRIANVRIHVERAIRRLKVYKILSHVIPINMTPKIEKILRICAALANLRGDLICER; this is translated from the coding sequence ATGTGCCCTGTTTTTACAGCAACAGCAGAAGTGACAGACCAGGAGGATGAGGGCATACCTGAGGTGCCACAACAACCATCACACAGCACTGTTTCCAGCCAGTGGGAAGATCCATCGCTCTGGGACCACAGCTATGGTGAACAGCAGGGTGTTGAGGAGACGGCCGAAGATGCCACAACACAAACTGAAGATTTCAGCTATTCCATGCTTCAGAGTGATGCAGATTCGTTCCTCTACACTGGAGTCTCACTGGAAACCTTCAACTCTCTTGTTTCCACCTTAGAAGGATTTGCTGAAAGGGCTTCTGTTTTGTCAGTGCGTGATCAGATACTAATGACACTGATCAAATTGAAATTGAATCGTGTGCTTGGTGACCTTGGTAGGCAGTTTCATGTGTCTCAGAGTGTAGCCAGTAAGGTCATCTCTTTCTGGATCGATAAAATGGAGGAGGTCTTACGCCCTCTTATTATCTGGCTTCCAAAAGAAACCATTAAGGCCACCATGCCAACTGCATTCAAGCGCTTTTTCCCCAACACCACCTGTGTCATCGACTGTAGCGAGAGTTTGTTACAGAAGGCGAAAAATCTTGACTCTAGAGGAGAGTCCTACAGCCATTACTACTCGCACAATACAATCAAGtaccttgttgttgttgccccATGTGGCTTAATCATGTTTATCTCAAGTGGATATGGAGGACGCGCCAGTGACAAGTTTATCACTATGAACTCTGGTATCTTGGACTATTTGAGGCCTGGAGATGAAGTCATGGCAGATCGTGGGTTTTTAATTCGTGATTTATTGTTTGAAAGAAGGGTCAAATTGGTTCTGCCCGCTTTCACTAGAGGGGGTTCTCAGCTAACTGAGGAACAAGTCACAGCAACTCGCAGGATTGCAAATGTGCGGATTCATGTTGAGAGAGCAATTAGGCGACTTAAAGTATATAAGATCTTGTCTCATGTCATACCAATAAACATGACGCCCAAAATTGAAAAAATCCTCAGAATCTGTGCGGCCCTAGCCAACTTAAGGGGTGATCTCATCTGTGAGCGATAG